From the genome of Pseudomonadota bacterium:
AAACCACCGCCCCTTGGTTGCGCATCAGACGCAGATGCTGCGAAACATTGGCCAGCGACAGATGCAGAGCCTCCGCCACCGCTCCCACCGACATTTCCCCGTCGCCGAGCAGATCCATGATCCGCAAACGAATCGGCGAGGAAAAGATCGTGCAGAATGCGGCATGCAGATCGATAAGATCCGCTTCGGGCGCAAAGGCCGAAATTTTCGGCATGGCCGTCACCTCACGCAAAAATATAATCACCTATTCATATTATTACACTTAAACAACAATGCAAGTATAACGCAAGGGGGCCCGCCGGTCAACCGTTCTTCCCCTCTTTTTTTAAAAACCGTAATTATCCGGGTTGTTCCGGCGGGTTGTTCCGGCGGGTTATTCCGGGGACATGACCTGATTTTTGTCAAGAAAAAAGTATTATGTCCCCAGTTTTTCCCAGATTCTGTATGCGGCCCGGCCGTCCCACAAGGGCGGAGCCGGACGCGGCCGGGGACGGTCTTTTTCATATTCGGCGCAGGCGCCGAGTATGGCCTGCGGATGGCTGCCGACCAGCCGGTTGGTGCCGAGCTCGACCGTGATCGGGCGCTCGGTATTGTCGCGCAGGGTCAGGCAGGGCACGCCGAGGGCCGTGGTTTCCTCCTGCAGTCCGCCGCTGTCGGTGAGCACGAGAAAGGCGTCCCGCCACAGAAAAAGGGACTCCAGAAAACCCAGCGGCTGCAGCGGCATGATATTTTCATCAAGCTTCAGGCCGAAGCGTTGCAGCATCTTGCCGGTCCGCGGATGCACCGGAAAAAAGATTGGGTATTTTTGCGCCAATTGGTTCAAGGCCGCGACGATACCGCCCAGCACCTTAGCGTCATCGACATTGGCGGGACGGTGCAGGGTCAGAAAGAGATAGGCGCGACCCGCCAGCTTTTCCTTCAGGGGCCAAACCGAAAAATTGCGGCCGTCGATTTCCTTAAGCCTTTCGACCTGGCGCAGCAGGTTGTCGATCATGACATGGCCGACAAAAAAAATCCGGTCGGCCGCCTTGCCCTCGTGCTCCAGGTTACGCACCGCGCTTTCCTCGGTAACGAAAAAATAATCGCTGACGGCATCGGTGACCATGCGGTTGATCTCTTCCGGCATGCTGAGATCAAAACTACGCAATCCGGCTTCGACATGGGCCACCTTGATCCACAGCTTCTTGGCAACCACACTGCAAGCCAGGGTCGAATTGACATCGCCGACCACCATGACCAGATCGGGCTTTTGCTCCAGGCAGACCTTCTCAAAGGCAACCATGATGCGGGCCGTCTGCTCGGCATGGCTGCCGGAGCCCGCCTCCAGAAAAAAATCGGGCCGGGGCAATTCCAGATCGTCGAAAAAGGCCTGCGACATCTCATAATCATAATGCTGGCCGGTATGAACAATCAGGCATTCGAGCCCGGCCCGACCGACCGCGGC
Proteins encoded in this window:
- a CDS encoding UDP-N-acetylglucosamine 2-epimerase (non-hydrolyzing), producing the protein MKVFLVAGARPNFMKIAPIYHAAVGRAGLECLIVHTGQHYDYEMSQAFFDDLELPRPDFFLEAGSGSHAEQTARIMVAFEKVCLEQKPDLVMVVGDVNSTLACSVVAKKLWIKVAHVEAGLRSFDLSMPEEINRMVTDAVSDYFFVTEESAVRNLEHEGKAADRIFFVGHVMIDNLLRQVERLKEIDGRNFSVWPLKEKLAGRAYLFLTLHRPANVDDAKVLGGIVAALNQLAQKYPIFFPVHPRTGKMLQRFGLKLDENIMPLQPLGFLESLFLWRDAFLVLTDSGGLQEETTALGVPCLTLRDNTERPITVELGTNRLVGSHPQAILGACAEYEKDRPRPRPAPPLWDGRAAYRIWEKLGT
- a CDS encoding ArsR family transcriptional regulator gives rise to the protein MPKISAFAPEADLIDLHAAFCTIFSSPIRLRIMDLLGDGEMSVGAVAEALHLSLANVSQHLRLMRNQGAVVFRRDGKTLYYRVANPKFIEGILKIREGLLEELKKRGGF